Proteins encoded by one window of Pseudonocardia alni:
- a CDS encoding alpha/beta fold hydrolase → MSETFVLVTGAWHGGWAWRPVAERLRAAGHRVLTPTLPGLHDGDDPTRYRLSDTVDAVVDLIESHDLTDVTLVGHSWGGYVITGAAHRVSPRLRKLVYWSAFVPAAGRSLNDEVPPQYRELFEGQAAASGDNSVALPFEVWQGAFMNDADEPVQRLVHELLVPQPLQYFTETVEPIDPATFGVPVAYVLSTEDVALPPGEYGWDRFPQRLGVTPVTVPGSHEGCFTRPDALAEALLKA, encoded by the coding sequence ATGTCCGAGACGTTCGTGCTGGTGACCGGTGCCTGGCACGGGGGCTGGGCCTGGCGCCCGGTCGCCGAGCGGCTGCGTGCGGCGGGGCACCGCGTGCTGACCCCCACCCTGCCGGGGCTGCACGACGGTGACGACCCGACCCGCTACCGGCTGTCCGACACCGTGGACGCGGTCGTCGACCTGATCGAGTCGCACGACCTGACCGACGTGACTCTCGTCGGGCACAGCTGGGGCGGCTACGTGATCACCGGTGCCGCGCACCGGGTCTCCCCCCGGCTGCGCAAGCTCGTCTACTGGAGCGCGTTCGTGCCCGCCGCGGGCCGCTCGCTCAACGACGAGGTGCCCCCGCAGTACCGGGAGCTGTTCGAGGGACAGGCCGCCGCCTCGGGCGACAACTCCGTGGCGCTGCCGTTCGAGGTGTGGCAGGGCGCATTCATGAACGACGCCGACGAGCCGGTCCAGCGCCTGGTGCACGAGCTCCTGGTGCCGCAGCCGCTGCAGTACTTCACCGAGACCGTGGAACCGATCGACCCGGCGACGTTCGGGGTGCCGGTGGCCTACGTGCTCTCGACCGAGGACGTCGCGCTGCCGCCCGGCGAGTACGGCTGGGATCGCTTCCCGCAGCGGCTCGGGGTCACCCCGGTCACCGTGCCGGGCAGCCACGAGGGCTGCTTCACCCGCCCCGACGCCCTGGCCGAGGCCCTGCTGAAGGCCTGA
- the catA gene encoding catechol 1,2-dioxygenase, whose product MSETATAAGSGANATATFAKKERTGAAADPARVSAIATDTLQALHEVIRKHEVTYAEYDALKAWLIQVGADGEWPLFLDVFVEHVVEEVANADRRGAVGTIEGPYYVPGAPVIESGSAMPMRPDEKGTPLLFQGTVTDLDGTPVAGATVDLWHADDEGYYSQFAPGIPEWNLRAVVHTGADGHFAFHTMQPAPYQIPTDGSTGAFIDAAGWHPWRPAHLHLKVSAPGKQPVTTQLYFDGGDYVADDVAQAVKPELVLHPGPAASGTGNEVTYDFALDPA is encoded by the coding sequence ATGTCCGAGACCGCCACCGCCGCCGGCTCCGGCGCGAACGCCACCGCCACCTTCGCGAAGAAGGAGCGCACCGGCGCCGCCGCCGACCCGGCCCGGGTGTCCGCCATCGCCACCGACACCCTGCAGGCCCTGCACGAGGTCATCCGCAAGCACGAGGTGACCTATGCCGAGTACGACGCGCTCAAGGCGTGGCTGATCCAGGTCGGCGCCGACGGCGAGTGGCCGCTGTTCCTCGACGTGTTCGTCGAGCACGTCGTGGAGGAGGTCGCCAACGCCGACCGCCGCGGCGCCGTCGGCACCATCGAGGGCCCGTACTACGTGCCGGGCGCCCCGGTCATCGAGTCCGGGTCCGCGATGCCGATGCGTCCCGACGAGAAGGGCACCCCGCTGCTGTTCCAGGGCACCGTCACCGACCTCGACGGCACCCCGGTCGCCGGCGCGACGGTCGATCTCTGGCACGCCGACGACGAGGGCTACTACTCCCAGTTCGCCCCCGGCATCCCCGAGTGGAACCTGCGCGCGGTCGTCCACACCGGCGCCGACGGGCACTTCGCGTTCCACACCATGCAGCCCGCGCCGTACCAGATCCCGACCGACGGCTCGACCGGCGCGTTCATCGACGCAGCGGGCTGGCACCCGTGGCGGCCCGCGCACCTGCACCTCAAGGTGTCCGCGCCCGGCAAGCAGCCCGTCACCACCCAGCTCTACTTCGACGGCGGGGACTACGTCGCCGACGACGTCGCCCAGGCCGTCAAGCCGGAGCTGGTCCTGCACCCCGGCCCGGCCGCGAGCGGCACCGGCAACGAGGTCACCTACGACTTCGCGCTGGACCCCGCCTGA
- a CDS encoding homogentisate 1,2-dioxygenase: MAYYRRAGDVPPKRHTQHRRPDGTLYYEELMGEEGFSSDSSLLYHAGVPSAIVDATPWDPGDQSLTDNRPLLPRHLRLHDLGTPDWKSVDVVTGRRLVLGNADVRISYVVAGETSPLYRNAVGDEVVYLESGAAIVETVFGALDVAGGDYVVLPRATTHRWVPTGSEPLRAYAIEASSHVAPPKRYLSRYGQLLEHAPYCERDLHGPGAPLLVEQTDVEVLVKHRGGPDGITGTRYVVPTHPFDVVGWDGCLYPYTFNVADFEPITGRVHQPPPVHQVFEGSGFVICNFVPRKVDYHPLAVPVPYYHANVDSDEVMFYCGGDYEARKGSGIGQGSISLHPGGHSHGPQPGAVERALGAESFDELAVMVDTFRPLALGEGGRACEDPSYAWSWAGRGPAR, translated from the coding sequence ATGGCGTACTACAGGCGAGCCGGTGACGTCCCGCCGAAGCGGCACACCCAGCACCGGCGTCCCGACGGGACGCTCTACTACGAGGAGCTGATGGGGGAGGAGGGCTTCTCCTCGGACTCCTCGCTGCTCTACCACGCGGGCGTCCCGTCGGCGATCGTCGACGCCACCCCCTGGGACCCGGGCGACCAGTCGCTGACCGACAACCGGCCGCTCCTCCCGCGCCACCTGCGGCTGCACGACCTCGGCACCCCGGACTGGAAGTCGGTCGACGTCGTGACCGGGCGCCGGCTGGTGCTCGGCAACGCCGACGTGCGGATCTCCTACGTCGTGGCGGGGGAGACCAGCCCGCTCTACCGCAACGCCGTCGGCGACGAGGTCGTCTACCTGGAGTCCGGGGCGGCGATCGTGGAGACCGTGTTCGGGGCGCTGGACGTGGCCGGGGGCGACTACGTCGTCCTCCCGCGGGCGACGACCCACCGCTGGGTCCCCACCGGGTCCGAGCCGCTGCGCGCCTACGCGATCGAGGCGTCGTCGCACGTCGCCCCGCCCAAGCGGTACCTGTCGCGCTACGGCCAGCTGCTCGAGCACGCCCCGTACTGCGAGCGCGACCTGCACGGACCGGGGGCGCCGCTGCTCGTCGAGCAGACCGACGTCGAGGTGCTGGTGAAGCACCGCGGCGGGCCCGACGGGATCACCGGCACCCGCTACGTGGTGCCCACCCACCCGTTCGACGTCGTCGGCTGGGACGGCTGCCTGTACCCGTACACGTTCAACGTCGCCGACTTCGAGCCGATCACCGGCCGCGTGCACCAGCCGCCGCCGGTGCACCAGGTCTTCGAGGGCTCCGGCTTCGTGATCTGCAACTTCGTGCCGCGCAAGGTCGACTACCACCCGCTCGCCGTGCCGGTGCCCTACTACCACGCCAATGTGGACTCCGACGAGGTCATGTTCTACTGCGGCGGCGACTACGAGGCCCGCAAGGGCTCCGGGATCGGGCAGGGGTCGATCTCGCTGCACCCGGGCGGGCACAGCCACGGCCCGCAGCCCGGCGCGGTCGAGCGGGCGCTCGGCGCGGAGTCCTTCGACGAGCTCGCGGTCATGGTCGACACGTTCCGGCCGCTGGCCCTCGGTGAGGGCGGACGGGCCTGCGAGGACCCGTCGTACGCGTGGAGCTGGGCGGGGCGCGGTCCGGCCCGGTGA
- a CDS encoding FAD-dependent monooxygenase, translating to MSTSAAPAWPSSPVLVLGAGPVGQTTALLLARHGVPTVVLDRRPERDRAGSKAICQQRDVLDVWESVGAGRRIADEGVTWTTARTFHRDTELFAHTFAEPGRPAFPPFVNLSQARTEQILDERIADEALVDLRWGHDVVGVEQSADGAAVTLDGGGRVAGSFVVVCAGARGDALRELLGVTFEGTSFDDRFLICDVRADLPGWATERRFHFDPAANPGRQVLVHPCPDSTFRIDWQVPAGYDLDAETASGALDARIRAVIGDVDHEVVWSSVYRFHSRVVDRMRCGRVLLAGDAAHLVSPFGARGLNSGVADAENAAWKIAWVGRGWAPEELLESYHAERHAAARENVAVTTATMDFLVPRDAERVRARAEVLAAAATDPAARARVDSGRLAEPFWYVDSALTTADARRPFAGRPARGEVPPAGPGVLVPDAPVRSPAGPGRLRALARDGFLLLTGPLADADAVAAAAAGAPGPVRVLALAELDGRTGTGALDEDGDEDGDGDGDGRGPTVTAALAARPDEVWLLRPDAHVAAVLAAPSRDDVAAALARATARGTTAPPPRARTSNGPEEGHDGVLQASR from the coding sequence ATGTCGACGTCCGCCGCGCCGGCCTGGCCGTCGTCGCCCGTCCTGGTGCTCGGCGCCGGGCCGGTCGGGCAGACCACCGCGCTGCTGCTGGCCCGCCACGGCGTCCCGACGGTCGTGCTGGACCGCCGGCCGGAGCGGGACCGGGCCGGGTCGAAGGCGATCTGTCAGCAGCGCGACGTCCTCGACGTCTGGGAGTCCGTCGGCGCCGGGCGCCGGATCGCCGACGAGGGCGTCACCTGGACCACCGCGCGCACCTTCCACCGCGACACCGAGCTGTTCGCCCACACCTTCGCCGAGCCGGGGCGGCCCGCGTTCCCGCCGTTCGTGAACCTCTCGCAGGCCCGGACCGAGCAGATACTCGACGAGCGGATCGCCGACGAGGCCCTGGTGGACCTGCGCTGGGGGCACGACGTCGTCGGCGTGGAGCAGTCCGCCGACGGTGCCGCCGTCACCCTCGACGGCGGTGGGCGGGTCGCGGGGAGCTTCGTGGTCGTCTGTGCCGGTGCCCGCGGCGACGCGCTGCGCGAGTTGCTCGGGGTCACCTTCGAGGGCACCAGCTTCGACGACCGTTTCCTGATCTGCGACGTCCGCGCCGACCTCCCGGGGTGGGCCACCGAGCGCCGCTTCCACTTCGACCCGGCCGCGAACCCGGGCCGCCAGGTGCTGGTCCACCCCTGTCCGGACTCGACGTTCCGGATCGACTGGCAGGTCCCGGCCGGGTACGACCTCGACGCCGAGACCGCGTCCGGCGCGCTGGACGCCCGGATCCGCGCGGTCATCGGGGACGTCGACCACGAGGTGGTCTGGTCCTCGGTCTACCGGTTCCACTCGCGCGTGGTGGACCGGATGCGGTGCGGCCGGGTCCTGCTGGCGGGCGACGCGGCACACCTGGTGTCCCCGTTCGGTGCCCGCGGGCTGAACTCCGGCGTCGCCGACGCCGAGAACGCCGCCTGGAAGATCGCCTGGGTCGGCCGCGGCTGGGCGCCGGAGGAGCTCCTGGAGAGCTACCACGCCGAGCGGCACGCGGCCGCCCGGGAGAACGTCGCCGTCACGACCGCGACGATGGACTTCCTGGTCCCGCGGGACGCGGAGCGGGTGCGGGCCCGCGCCGAGGTCCTCGCCGCGGCGGCGACCGACCCCGCGGCCCGGGCGCGGGTCGACTCGGGCCGGCTGGCCGAGCCGTTCTGGTACGTCGACTCCGCCCTGACCACCGCCGACGCGCGTCGCCCGTTCGCCGGGCGCCCCGCCCGCGGCGAGGTCCCGCCCGCGGGACCGGGGGTGCTCGTCCCGGACGCCCCGGTGCGCTCCCCAGCCGGTCCGGGACGGCTGCGCGCGCTGGCCCGCGACGGGTTCCTGCTGCTCACCGGCCCACTGGCGGACGCGGACGCGGTCGCCGCAGCGGCGGCCGGTGCGCCCGGCCCGGTCCGGGTGCTCGCCCTCGCCGAGCTGGACGGCCGCACGGGCACCGGAGCCCTCGACGAGGACGGGGACGAGGACGGAGACGGGGACGGAGACGGACGCGGTCCGACGGTGACGGCCGCCCTGGCCGCCCGGCCCGACGAGGTATGGCTGCTCCGCCCGGACGCCCACGTCGCCGCCGTGCTCGCCGCCCCGTCCCGCGACGACGTCGCGGCCGCCCTCGCCCGCGCGACCGCCCGCGGCACGACGGCGCCACCGCCACGGGCACGGACATCGAACGGACCGGAGGAGGGCCACGATGGCGTACTACAGGCGAGCCGGTGA
- a CDS encoding mandelate racemase/muconate lactonizing enzyme family protein — protein sequence MKIVAVEAIPFAVPYRKPLRFASGEVHSADHVLVRVHAEDGVVGVAEAPPRPYTYGETQASIRAVVDTVFAPEIVGLSVFERERIHAVLDRTIGNPTAKAAIDMAVWDVIGRRLGVGVSELLGGYTDRMRVSHMVGFAPDDVMVAEAQRMRDEHGVTTFKVKVGRRPVALDTGACRALREALGPDVELYVDGNRGWTASEAARALDEMADLGLTLSEELMPADQVLGRRWLTARTTVPTVADESATRPGEVTRELLDGAATMISIKTARTGFTGSQRVLHLCEGLGTEVVMGNQVDGQLGTACTVAFGAAHRHTSARAGELSNYLDMSDDLLIEPLRISGGELRVPGGPGIGVDVDPDKLAHYRTDT from the coding sequence GTGAAGATCGTGGCCGTCGAGGCGATCCCGTTCGCCGTGCCCTACCGCAAACCGCTGCGGTTCGCCTCCGGCGAGGTGCACTCCGCCGACCACGTGCTGGTGCGGGTGCACGCCGAGGACGGCGTCGTCGGCGTCGCCGAGGCCCCGCCCCGCCCCTACACCTACGGCGAGACCCAGGCCTCCATCCGCGCGGTGGTCGACACCGTCTTCGCCCCCGAGATCGTGGGCCTGAGCGTGTTCGAGCGGGAACGGATCCACGCCGTCCTGGACCGCACGATCGGCAACCCCACCGCGAAGGCCGCGATCGACATGGCCGTCTGGGACGTCATCGGGCGCCGGCTCGGCGTCGGCGTCTCCGAGCTGCTCGGCGGATACACCGACCGGATGCGGGTCTCGCACATGGTCGGCTTCGCCCCCGACGACGTGATGGTCGCCGAGGCGCAGCGGATGCGCGACGAGCACGGCGTCACCACCTTCAAGGTCAAGGTCGGCCGCCGCCCCGTCGCGCTGGACACCGGCGCCTGCCGGGCGCTGCGCGAGGCGCTGGGCCCCGACGTGGAGCTCTACGTCGACGGCAACCGCGGCTGGACCGCGTCGGAGGCGGCGCGGGCCCTGGACGAGATGGCCGACCTCGGCCTGACCCTGTCCGAGGAGCTCATGCCCGCCGACCAGGTGCTCGGGCGACGCTGGCTCACCGCCCGCACCACCGTCCCGACCGTCGCCGACGAGTCCGCAACCCGACCCGGCGAGGTGACCCGCGAGCTGCTCGACGGCGCCGCCACCATGATCAGCATCAAGACCGCGCGGACCGGGTTCACCGGCTCGCAGCGGGTGCTGCACCTGTGCGAGGGACTCGGCACCGAGGTGGTCATGGGCAATCAGGTCGACGGTCAGCTCGGCACCGCCTGCACGGTCGCCTTCGGCGCGGCGCACCGCCACACCAGCGCCCGCGCCGGGGAGCTGTCGAACTACCTCGACATGAGCGACGACCTGCTCATCGAGCCGCTGCGGATCAGCGGCGGCGAGCTGCGCGTCCCCGGCGGGCCCGGGATCGGCGTCGACGTCGATCCCGACAAGCTCGCCCACTACCGCACCGACACCTGA
- a CDS encoding TetR family transcriptional regulator → MPKRVDHEQRRGEIADAAWRLIAERGPDAVTLREVSAALGVAHGAPAHYFAGRAAIVECAFRRALDDLDARVARRAAGLSGVAALHMFCEEVIAHTGTPFARVAASGPGPAAVLAEVTARWRTRLAARIEEGRRAGGIVAPAPDGVLVEQLLALLHGVQALGEPGSGGAGTSPGSGGSGATPGPGGAGAAPGEVVAAFLAGLGGGAARAGTAGPGGDPPAAGARSPGREAVARGGADNSMSSVDDSGNGSGNGADGFLAFTDVALARAGDRLPGTDREAMALVLNLHRIAGSLVYDLESTVHRPAGWSWSAFRLLFTLWVAGGQEAGRAAELCGMSRAAVSSLANTLAAGELVRRTPAAGDRRTVHLSLTDAGTDRLVAAFGTHNRRESEWAALLGADDLAALNTLLVRLARAAHRADWINRRT, encoded by the coding sequence GTGCCGAAGCGGGTGGACCACGAGCAGCGCCGGGGCGAGATCGCCGACGCCGCCTGGCGGCTGATCGCCGAGCGCGGTCCGGACGCGGTCACGCTGCGGGAGGTCAGCGCGGCACTGGGGGTCGCACACGGGGCGCCGGCGCACTACTTCGCCGGCCGCGCCGCGATCGTGGAGTGCGCGTTCCGGCGGGCCCTCGACGACCTCGACGCCCGGGTGGCGCGGCGTGCGGCCGGGCTGTCCGGGGTGGCGGCGCTGCACATGTTCTGCGAGGAGGTCATCGCGCACACCGGGACGCCGTTCGCCCGGGTCGCGGCGTCCGGACCCGGGCCGGCCGCGGTCCTCGCGGAGGTGACCGCGCGGTGGCGGACCCGGCTGGCGGCCCGGATCGAGGAGGGCCGGCGGGCGGGCGGGATCGTCGCCCCGGCCCCCGACGGGGTGCTCGTGGAGCAGCTGCTGGCCCTGCTCCACGGGGTGCAGGCACTGGGCGAGCCGGGGTCCGGCGGAGCGGGGACGTCGCCGGGGTCGGGCGGATCGGGGGCCACGCCGGGGCCGGGCGGAGCGGGGGCGGCGCCGGGCGAGGTGGTCGCCGCGTTCCTCGCGGGGCTCGGCGGCGGCGCGGCCCGGGCCGGGACCGCCGGGCCGGGCGGGGACCCGCCGGCAGCCGGGGCGCGGTCACCGGGCCGGGAGGCGGTCGCACGGGGCGGGGCCGACAACAGCATGAGCAGCGTGGACGACAGCGGGAACGGCAGCGGGAACGGCGCGGACGGGTTCCTCGCCTTCACCGACGTCGCGCTCGCCCGCGCCGGCGATCGGCTCCCCGGTACCGACCGCGAGGCCATGGCGCTGGTGCTGAACCTGCACCGGATCGCCGGCTCCCTGGTCTACGACCTCGAGTCGACCGTGCACCGCCCCGCCGGATGGAGCTGGTCGGCGTTCCGGCTGCTGTTCACGCTGTGGGTCGCGGGCGGGCAGGAGGCGGGCCGGGCGGCGGAGCTGTGCGGGATGAGCCGGGCCGCGGTGTCCAGCCTGGCCAACACCCTCGCCGCCGGTGAGCTGGTCCGGCGCACGCCCGCCGCCGGGGACCGGCGGACCGTGCACCTGTCGCTGACCGACGCGGGGACCGACCGGCTGGTCGCCGCGTTCGGCACCCACAACCGCCGTGAGTCGGAGTGGGCGGCGCTGCTCGGCGCCGACGACCTCGCCGCCCTGAACACCCTGCTCGTCCGCCTCGCCCGGGCGGCGCACCGGGCGGACTGGATCAACCGGCGGACCTGA
- a CDS encoding muconolactone Delta-isomerase family protein, producing MARFAVRMEVDLPADMDPDAKADLLAREKAWSQQWQRSGEWVSIWRCVGEYANLSIFEVRDNEQLHEILWGLPLFPYMTMQVTPLATHPSDIHA from the coding sequence ATGGCCCGCTTCGCCGTCCGGATGGAGGTCGACCTCCCCGCCGACATGGACCCCGACGCCAAAGCCGACCTGCTGGCCCGGGAGAAGGCCTGGTCCCAGCAGTGGCAGCGGTCGGGTGAGTGGGTGAGCATCTGGCGCTGCGTCGGCGAGTACGCCAACCTCTCGATCTTCGAGGTGCGCGACAACGAGCAGCTCCACGAGATCCTGTGGGGCCTGCCGCTGTTCCCGTACATGACGATGCAGGTGACCCCGCTGGCCACGCACCCGTCGGACATCCACGCCTGA
- a CDS encoding FAD-dependent monooxygenase, producing the protein MDESVVIVGAGIGGLSLALSLHARGVRVTVLERAAELREVGAAVALSANGLRPLDELGLLGELEKVSAQPTELIHRGWRDDERVTAFPVGSDGSYRRRFGAPYLGIHRAEFQRVLAGACPAGMVRLGCEVTAVDPDGTVTLASGERVRGSVVVGADGVHSRVRSVVDPAARPHYTGTSAFRGIVDVADAPLLPDPGAIQFWMGPDAHVLHYAIGPHAEQINFFAVLEGPDPWTGETGPTDTAPGTLARAFGGWSPGVVQMLTAVPQSPRWPLYTLPPMTRWSRGRVVLLGDAVHTMLPHHGQGANQSIEDAAVLADLLAAPGALDGGHTAVFDRYQRLRRARTRSIQRSSLVTSGLLHLPDGPAADARNAGLTGLDPWLTWIHGVDARAGTRPVPA; encoded by the coding sequence ATGGACGAATCAGTGGTGATCGTCGGTGCCGGGATCGGGGGCCTCTCGCTGGCCCTCTCGCTGCACGCCCGCGGCGTCCGGGTCACCGTGCTCGAGCGGGCGGCCGAGCTGCGCGAGGTCGGCGCCGCCGTCGCGCTGTCGGCGAACGGGCTGCGCCCGCTGGACGAGCTCGGACTGCTGGGCGAGTTGGAGAAGGTGTCCGCCCAGCCGACCGAGCTCATCCACCGCGGCTGGCGCGACGACGAGCGGGTGACCGCCTTCCCGGTCGGCTCCGACGGCAGCTACCGGCGCCGCTTCGGCGCCCCCTACCTGGGCATCCACCGCGCCGAGTTCCAGCGGGTACTCGCCGGCGCCTGCCCCGCCGGGATGGTGCGGCTCGGCTGCGAGGTGACCGCGGTCGACCCGGACGGGACGGTCACCCTCGCCTCCGGGGAGCGCGTCCGGGGCTCGGTCGTCGTCGGTGCGGACGGGGTGCACTCCCGGGTGCGCTCGGTCGTCGACCCCGCGGCCCGCCCCCACTACACCGGGACGTCGGCCTTCCGGGGGATCGTCGACGTCGCCGACGCCCCGCTGCTGCCCGACCCGGGCGCGATCCAGTTCTGGATGGGCCCGGACGCGCACGTGCTGCACTACGCGATCGGCCCGCACGCCGAGCAGATCAACTTCTTCGCGGTGCTGGAGGGCCCCGACCCGTGGACGGGCGAGACCGGGCCGACCGACACCGCCCCCGGCACCCTGGCGCGGGCCTTCGGCGGCTGGTCCCCGGGCGTCGTGCAGATGTTGACGGCGGTGCCGCAGTCCCCGCGCTGGCCGCTGTACACGCTCCCCCCGATGACGCGCTGGTCCCGTGGCCGCGTCGTCCTGCTCGGCGACGCCGTGCACACGATGCTGCCGCACCACGGTCAGGGCGCGAACCAGTCCATCGAGGACGCGGCGGTGCTCGCCGACCTGCTCGCCGCCCCCGGTGCGCTCGACGGCGGCCACACCGCGGTGTTCGACCGCTACCAGCGGCTGCGCCGGGCGCGGACCCGGTCGATCCAGCGCAGCTCGCTGGTCACCAGCGGGCTGCTGCACCTGCCCGACGGCCCGGCGGCCGACGCCCGCAACGCGGGGCTGACCGGGCTGGACCCGTGGTTGACCTGGATCCACGGCGTCGACGCGCGGGCCGGCACCCGGCCCGTACCGGCCTGA
- a CDS encoding LysR family transcriptional regulator produces the protein MDLRQLRYFVAVAETRHFGRAAERLHMAQSPLSQAIRQLESQVGATLFERTTRRVDLTPAGASLLEDARRILAGVEDARRRVEQVAAGTEGVVTVGATDLAAYRLLPRLARVAARRMPGVSLRFLPGLLTAAQEDALDERRIDLAVLRPPVVRPEMSVRPIAQERLLAALPATHRLAGAGTVALAELRGDDFVAYGAPGSVVDSVATQGCLDSGFLPRRRTEARDTPILLTHVAAGAGVALLPESVRALGTEGVVYADLDRELRVDLALAWRTDDDSPALVRLLDVLAERAHELDPRPATVPGGPQ, from the coding sequence ATGGATCTGCGGCAGCTCCGCTACTTCGTGGCGGTCGCGGAGACGCGGCACTTCGGCCGCGCCGCCGAGCGGCTGCACATGGCCCAGTCCCCGCTCTCCCAGGCCATCCGCCAGCTGGAGAGCCAGGTCGGCGCCACCCTGTTCGAGCGCACCACCCGCCGGGTCGACCTGACCCCGGCGGGGGCGTCGCTGCTGGAGGACGCGCGGCGGATCCTCGCCGGTGTCGAGGACGCGCGCCGCCGCGTCGAGCAGGTCGCCGCGGGTACCGAGGGCGTGGTGACCGTGGGTGCCACCGACCTCGCCGCCTACCGGCTGCTGCCGCGGCTGGCCCGGGTCGCCGCCCGCCGGATGCCGGGCGTCTCGCTGCGGTTCCTGCCCGGGCTCCTCACCGCCGCCCAGGAGGACGCGCTCGACGAGCGCCGCATCGACCTCGCCGTGCTGCGCCCGCCGGTGGTGCGTCCGGAGATGTCGGTCCGCCCGATCGCCCAGGAACGGCTCCTCGCGGCGCTGCCGGCCACGCACCGGCTCGCCGGGGCCGGGACGGTCGCGCTGGCCGAGCTGCGCGGCGACGACTTCGTCGCCTACGGCGCCCCCGGGTCGGTGGTCGACTCGGTCGCCACCCAGGGCTGCCTGGACTCCGGGTTCCTCCCGCGGCGCCGCACCGAGGCCCGCGACACCCCCATCCTGCTCACCCACGTCGCCGCCGGTGCCGGGGTCGCGTTGCTGCCCGAGTCGGTGCGCGCCCTGGGCACCGAGGGCGTCGTCTACGCCGACCTGGACCGCGAGCTGCGCGTCGACCTGGCCCTGGCCTGGCGCACCGACGACGACTCCCCCGCCCTCGTCCGGCTGCTCGACGTGCTCGCCGAGCGCGCCCACGAGCTGGACCCCCGCCCCGCCACCGTCCCCGGAGGACCGCAGTGA
- a CDS encoding MBL fold metallo-hydrolase, translated as MAKPFASSADTAAKEQTLEVLADGVYALTAEGDPNIGAIEGEDFVVCFEALATPVAARKWLAMLREHTDKPVRYLVLSHYHAVRVLGASAFDAQTVVAHETTAALIAERGMEDWASEFARMPRLAEAADSVPGLTWPTLTFADRLTLDLGGDRGELVLQFHGRGHTEGDITAWLPRHRILFAGDLVEARAALYTGDAFHRDWAGDTLDRLAALGTEQLVGGRGAVSRGRAEVDAAIAQTRGFLQVMIREVGAVQGRGGTLKEAFEATHAALVDDYGHWPIFEHCLPFDVSRLWDELSGVERPVIWTAERDQEVWARLQG; from the coding sequence GTGGCCAAGCCCTTCGCCTCCTCCGCCGACACCGCCGCCAAGGAGCAGACCCTCGAGGTGCTCGCGGACGGCGTCTACGCCCTCACCGCCGAGGGCGACCCGAACATCGGCGCGATCGAGGGGGAGGACTTCGTCGTCTGCTTCGAGGCCCTCGCCACCCCGGTCGCCGCCCGGAAGTGGCTCGCGATGCTGCGCGAGCACACCGACAAGCCGGTCCGGTACCTCGTGCTGTCGCACTACCACGCGGTCCGGGTGCTGGGCGCGAGCGCGTTCGACGCGCAGACCGTCGTCGCGCACGAGACGACCGCGGCCCTGATCGCCGAGCGTGGCATGGAGGACTGGGCCTCGGAGTTCGCGCGGATGCCGCGGCTGGCCGAGGCCGCCGACTCCGTGCCCGGACTCACCTGGCCGACGCTCACCTTCGCCGACCGTCTCACCCTCGACCTGGGCGGTGACCGCGGCGAGCTGGTGCTGCAGTTCCACGGCCGCGGCCACACCGAGGGCGACATCACCGCCTGGCTGCCGCGGCACCGGATCCTGTTCGCCGGTGACCTCGTGGAGGCCCGGGCCGCGCTCTACACCGGTGACGCGTTCCACCGCGACTGGGCGGGCGACACCCTCGACCGGCTCGCCGCGCTCGGCACCGAGCAACTCGTCGGCGGGCGCGGCGCGGTCAGCCGCGGCCGCGCCGAGGTCGACGCCGCGATCGCCCAGACCCGCGGGTTCCTGCAGGTCATGATCCGGGAGGTCGGCGCGGTGCAGGGGCGCGGCGGCACGCTGAAGGAGGCGTTCGAGGCGACCCACGCCGCACTCGTCGACGACTACGGGCACTGGCCGATCTTCGAGCACTGTCTGCCGTTCGACGTCTCCCGGCTGTGGGACGAGCTGTCCGGTGTGGAGCGTCCGGTGATCTGGACCGCGGAACGCGACCAGGAGGTCTGGGCCCGGCTGCAGGGCTGA